Sequence from the Microtus pennsylvanicus isolate mMicPen1 chromosome 12, mMicPen1.hap1, whole genome shotgun sequence genome:
GAACAGATAGGAATTCAAATTAAATGATGACATGGCTAGGCTTCATAACTTGCCACTCACCTACTCTAAGATTTTACTTACAGAGATTTGTGAGTGATTGTAGAAGCAATGGTTCTTAATTGAGACTTAGCAGAGGGAAACAAAGATTCTCTGCTTTTGGTTATGAGTTCCCCAGCCCTGGGCTCCTGACTGTGTGGTGGGCCATGATTTCCATTAAAAGGCTATTGATACCTCCATGTTTTGCTAGTGGGCACTTCTTCCCCTGTAGGTCATTATTATAGCCCAAAGGATTTTCACTGGGTAAAACTGTTGCTAACCTTTCCATCCCATCATCCTGTACAGAATTTCTGGTACTATATATTAGTCATTACTGaggagggtttatttcatttccaCCTTGACTATCTGTGTCTCGTGGCCAGCGTGTACAGTGTCTCTAGCAGTAGGGTCTAGAACTTGATGGGAAAACTTTATTGctaaattaaaatcttttaatgGACATACAATTTTAAGGGCAAACTTATCTTGAGAACTAAGTTCATTCTTGAATCAGGGATCAAAACAGCagaataaaacctttaaaattaattttacatttattttggtgGTTGTGGGTGtatctttatgtgtgtgagcTCATGTCACTGTGTGTATGTAGAGAACAAAAGGCAACATGAGGGATTATTCAATTCTCTACTTCCACTATGTGGGATGAAATTCGGGTCTCTTCAGGtgtggtagcaagcacctttacttgccATTCATTTCAATGGTCCCCAGAATAAAAATCTTAAAGCTGATTATGGagacatacacctgtaatcccaccacccAAGTAGATGAAACAGGAGAATTGCTGTTAATACCctctctgaaaataaaagaaatgtgtaaaaagttaaaaactggGATTCAaagcctcaattttttttttaattatagagACTGGGGGAAGTTGGGTCTTCCATCACAACTTCAACCTTCCCCTTTAATGGATGTGGTACAACAGTAAGGATTTTATGGTTACATTTGACTTTGAAGCTGTAAGATATCAGTGGATATGACATACACAAGATcaatatgaatgtttttctttccccaaatCAAATTGTATAGTTGCTTTAGTATCTGTGAAGCCAGCCAcatgtttccttttgtttaaattctGTGGATCCATTCCTTGCATAAAGAGATGTTAGATATTTAGAACTAGAGTCCTGGGAGAATAAAGAAAGCACCCCCTGTTGGAAATCTCTATCACGACAGGAAACTACTATGTAAATGATTGACAGATATTTAACAGCTGTCAACAGACACTGAACACAGAACCCTTACCTGGTGGTCAGACTCTCAAGAGAAGTGcattttaaactaaattttaaagATAGATGGTATTTTATGGATACATAGAACAGAAGAATATCTCTGGGACAAATGACACATGAGGCTATATGGATACCTGAAAGATTTGGTAGATTCTGAACATCGTCACTAAGGAAAGAAAACTagtctcctcatttttttttctgttagaaaacaaataaaagtgaTATCCAGTTTCATGCTCTTCGTGCATCCTATTTATCAGACATTGAacttttattcattatgtattgCTTCCAGTAAATAAGATTTTCCAGCACTGAATTTTTAGGGTAAGGAAAGTCTCCCAACCCTTCTTTTATATgcccttatttttaatattgtcaGTTGCGCTGAAGTTCTTTCTGCTCCTAAGCACAACAGCCAATCTTTAACTCTGCTTTAGAATCATGGTAATGCCACTCCATGCTGTAGCCACCAGATGGTAATGAAGAGCAGCCTGGCTGCACACATTTCCGTGGCGTGTGTTCTGGTATTATGGGTTTCTGTAGAAAATTAGTTCTGATAACTCTGTTCAATTGAGGCATCCCTACGACGATACTTAGATTGTTTAGTGTATGTGCCTCTGACTTTTGTGACAAGATCTGTATTCCCTGCCCCTGCCACCAccacaaaaagtaaaaatggagaaaaggcaTAAAAGTATATAACTATGCcttttctcattgttgtttaaacatttgaaatgacaaaatatttgtGTATAGAATAATGAGTGAAATTACATGCAAACTTCAGGCTGATTTGCTGTCTCATTCTAATCCtgaatatttctgaaatattGATCCCTTCGTGCTGCTCTTTAAGTTGATAGAATAAGCATATCCTATGCAAATGATAACAATACAGTTGCAGAAAATATAGAGCAAGTTctatgtttttgatttttggatcTGTTTAATTGCCAAATATACTCAGTCACTGTTGTTTTCCTAAGGTTTTCAAAGTAGGGTTTTAAAATTTGTATGCATGTCTACATGttagaatgtgtatgtgtgaatttgGGTGCCCACCAATATCATTTATTTGGAGTCACAAATGACTGTGAGCTACCTGTGTAGATACttgggaccaaactcaggtcttctgcaagaatagcaagcactcaatcactgagccatatctccagtccctaaggtattttcttttctttctcccttccccatttttttttgcaaagggTTAGACCATTTGTTATacttaaaaatacacattttaaatttcGCATTAGCTATTTATGGTAAAATGATTTGAGTCTATTTCTTAGGAGTTTTTATTTGAGAAGATTGTATAATACAGGTACAGTATTAGACAAAATGTTAAGGGGACTAAATTAAAATATGGTGACTCATTTAGAATCTAAGCTGTAGTTCGTGTATGTTTAATATTATACTTGCTTCTATAGCATGAGTTTGTCTATTTcacaaaattcatcattttaagACCAATAAGAAAATAAGATGTTATGAGTTTCAAGTTTCTATAGAAATTTAGTATCATCTTTGAAACAAATCATTGGCAatcaaaaagcaataaaaataaaatgtgattacTACATCAAGTTTTAGCGAAACATAAAAGATTCTATTAATCTATTAGTCCTGTATTTATGCCACTGAATTAGAAGCAATAAGATATGGATAATCTCTCTACTGTCTATCAACTTCATTTCTCCCCCGCAAACacttattttatatgaatatgtgtgtgccaGAGTATGCAGTGCCCAGATGGTCCAGCAAAGAGTGTTGGAACCCTAGTATTGGAGTTGCAAGGAGCTGTGAACCACCCAGTGTGGGTCCTGGCAACAgaccccaggttctctgcaaatcCAATAAGTGCTCCTAACTATGgaaccatctatccagccccatGCCTCCACACTTTAAAGAACCGACTCATGTCGTACATAGTGCTATAcattaatttcagtactcaggagacagaagcctaTTGGTCCCTAAGAatccaggttagcctggtctatacattgagttccaggccagtaaagGCTACATAGGGATATCCTGCCTCAGCAACACCAGAACTAACTCAAGAGCTGGACTGAGCCTGAGATATTGTCCTCTGGCCGCTTGGGTATCACCGCCATcaccaaacaaaaaagtaataatGCAACTGAAGACCACAATGTGATCCCCTGCAGTTAGTCACTGTCTACCAAGGTCTCCAACCCACTGGGTGAGGCACAATCTCAGCACAGAAGGTAATCTGCCTTATTAGTGTCTAATGACTTTAGTTTTAATCTTATCAGGTGAGAGTGGGCTCTTTCAAGGTGGGATGGCTGTagagtaattttaattttactcatAGCAAAACTTACGTAGAAACATCTAGAGTACTTAACCAAATATAAGTGTACTGCAATTTCCCCCAACAGAACCATCACAGTACTCATTAAATGgtatttatgttttgatttttattttcctatggAATGATGTGGGTATCTAAAACATGTGTAGATGGCCTTCTAATATCCTTCAATAATTATGTCTTTGTGAATCATCTTTTGCACAAATCTATTATACCCTGCTTTAACCAATAGAAATATGCACTATATTTTGAAGCTTTTGTTTAGAAGTCCTTAGCTTCCTTAGGACTTAGGGCACAGTATCTTCAGAGTTTCACTACCTTTAAATCATCACCTTTTATGGAAGCCCAATCTAAGACagggcagagagatgggggaggagatgCAACTAGTAACCACCCGTTCCAGCTGCTCTAGGTAGCCCAGCTAGGTGTCCACCGTCTAAATCTAAAGCAGTGTCAGGCATAGATAAGTGTGCCAGTGTTTACCTATAGTAGTATTGTGGACCTCCTTGGAGAATGGCCATGACCACATGATAAATTCTGTGGGAAAGCATTGTAAATTATTGCTTTAACACAGAGAGTTTTATATTGCTTTGTGGCACACCAATACTTGCTCAAAACAGTGTCATCATcagaagcaacaacaacaataataataataacagaaaatacCAAACATTTGAGTCCTTACTATTGCATTTGGAAAGGGCTAGCATTTTCCATATttccttcagatttttttttcaccgaAACAAAGCAAAGATTGTTGCATTTACTATATTCATTCTTTCccctaaaattttgtttttttttctttccacgaAGATTTGCTCAAGTGGCTAGATTTGTGCCTATGAACAACTTACGatgttatttttttactttattaatttgAAATGAATATTTGCTGGAACTATTTTTCGgtcttttatttttgcatatgcTATGCAAATATCTCTAAGtagatgaatagatggataggtagatggatcttattttttttcattttaatcacTGCATAAGTATAATCCAAAACATAGGTCCAAAATGGGGTCCCCAGTGTTGTGAGGGTGGCAGAATCTTTTAAAGGCGGGAGTCTAATCTGAGGCACAGGTTATTTGAGGCATCACCTTTCAAAGACATTCAGGTGGTTCTCGTAGGAGCCTGCTTAGTTATGAAAGGGCGGCGAATATAGAGTAAATCTGGCTTGTCTTTAGTTCGCTTTGACTTCCTGTCTCAACACATGACCTCCCCTTTCACAAGCTCCTTCAAGGATGCCATTCACGATGTTGGGATGTAGCTAGCAGGATTCTTACCAGAGCCGAGGTGATACTACCTGGATTTTAAGCCTCCAAAACTATGAGCTACATAACCCAGCCTCAGATATTTTGGTATAGCTACATTATAATTGAAAACAATGTGTTATATCATAGCACTCCAATCTACTACAGCATAATTCCTCATTCATTCCTCCATTAATCCTGCTTGGTTTATAATTTTCTACTATTAGCAATTAAAAACACTCTACATGCTTCCTTATGAAGAAACAGGGACATTTTAATGGTCTGTAAAATAGACTTGAAATTTCTTTATATAAATCACAGCATTGTATTTAGTATATAGCCACTTGGaaacaattttaacatttttcagcTTCTGTGAATGATGCTTAAAACTTTTCCCCATTAGCTACTGCCACTTGACACTGAGTTATACGTAACTTAATTATTGTTGTCTTGAGAAACTTGGACATATACACCTATACCACATGAATTTATTGACACAAATTAGGAGACTATTTATTCTGACTGTTAGTATTCTATGTGAACTTGATGAAATTCACACGAAGATTATGACTTTTTGGAGTACTTCTATAGTGGTTTTAATTAGAATGTCCTCCATAGGCTAGCATTTGAGCATTTGGTTCACAGCTGGTGGTGTCTGGGATGTTTAGGAGGAACTATGCCACTAGAGACATTGccattttcaggtttttttttttgttttttttttttgtttgtttgtttgtttttttttttagtctctctctgcttcctacttgAGGTTCAGTATGTAAGCTATCAACTGCCAGCTCTACTTGCCAAGTCTCTTGTTTACCGTCATGGACTCTAAGCCCCTGGAATCACAGTGCAAATAAACTCAATCTTTTGTAAGTTGCAGTGGTTTTAGAAAAGCAATCAGTACAACTTTTAAACTTCTGCAAACACGTTTAATTACTGAAGATCGAATACAGTAATTGTTCTCTGTTATTAGCCAATTTTCTAGGTAGCAGACAATTAGGTGATTCTGCTACTGAGTTCCTTGCGCCTTTAAAATGCATTCTTTCTAGTCCCCAGAAAACACTggttttcaaataaacaaaaaatttataTAGGAAATAGAGCATTTCCTATCAAATTAATATGGAAGTTTAGAGGCCATTAAGCACAAAAGCAATGTATCAGTGCCAAACCAAATTATagatacatatacaatatatttaatgatttaaaatcCCTGAAAATATTGACTTTGTGAATTTCATGTACAGATGTTATTCAGATTAAGATGCAAACATTgcccaaattttattttttttcaaatatttacactaaAACAATTAAGTTTTTGCAAATATATAACACAAATAGTTGCTTAGGCAATAGTATCCTCTGATAGAAAATTCTTATGGGTGGGTGAAGAGTCTGTTCATGTCCATGGATTAGGGGGAGATAATACACTGTATGTCGATACATAAAACTGTATGTTGATACAACCATTTATATATCACTAGGAACTGAACTACCATGTGATATAGCAATCACACAGCTGGTCAGTAGTTACTATAGTAATAGCACAGTATTCTGTGAGCATTGTATTACTTGTTtacattgtgtatgtatgtataatgctTTCAGGGCATGCTTGCAGTATACAGGGagtttttgattatttttctgaaagaaaGAGGTTAAATTTCACCAGATTTGGTAAGCCAGATATCTGACTAAGGAAGTCACTGATTTATTTGTCCAATCATATTTACTGATAAACTGTGCATCCTTTGCTGTGAGAAGagataaacacagaaaaatgacagagaaacgaCAAACACCCAGCAAGAGACTCAAGAAGATTAGAGTCCACAGGAGATGGGATGAAGGGAGTCTAATAAATTCCACAAGGCAGCAATTCAGAATGCAGACTCCCATGGGGGTTCATAGCTCTTCACTCTACACTATCTGCTTGCCTTTGGAAGGTAAAAAATTATTAGGAGATTGAATTAAttaagcaaaaattaaaacatccAAACGTTTTTTCTAACTTCTCCGTATGCTAGCGGCCCATTAGTCATAAAAATGTGAATAAGTCATTAGTGCTCTAAACAGAACACCACAGTGTCTGGTTCCAGGAACCCAATATTATGGAAATTACTTATGCTATTGACACCCATCATATGGAACAGTCGAGTGCAAAGTATTCACGCAAAAGCCACCCCGTCAACTAATAATGCTTTCACATAGGCTTGTTTGaagtatttgtctttattgcacaAAACGTTAAAGGTATTCTCCTTAGGGTTTTCTCTCAAGTATGGAGGAACcaactctctgtctgtctgtctgtctgtctgtctacctatctatctatctgtatggttgcctgcttgcctctgtctatctctctccctccctcccttccaccctatttccctccatctttccacctccctcctttcctctctttcccttttattcCTGCCTACCTAGCCACCTTTGCCTCCTTCTTAAAGCTATCAACATCTGGAATTCAGTCCAATCCATTCTGAAAGACAAGGTTTCAAGAGGTCTCAGGTCTCTATCCCCATGGCTCCTGGGTGGAGTGACATGGGAGGGCACGCACCAGTGTGTGTAGAGTGCGGTTGGGCACGGTAAGAAAAtctgttatttttaaagcaatatcTGGACAGATGCCTTGGCTGTGTTCTTCAGTAACTTCCCAACAGTTTGGCAGAAGTCCACCCAGGTTACTAGGAAGACTCTCTCCTTCCCTTAGTCACCAGGCAGCCCAGCGTCCTGGCCTCTGAAGATGAGGTCTGAAGGCTGCTGTACCCCACACAGGTTCACTTCTCTCCCTGGCTACCTCCCACCGCCCCGCCCCGCAAACCCTGTCATCCCGCCCTTTCTCCACCCACATCCTCTTCAGAGGGCACAGACAAGTCCTCATACAACCCGAGAGAAAAGCGCTTCTTTGTTTCCAGTCAAAACCCAGGTGAACCAAGTGTAATCAGAGAGAGAAGTCCGCCCCGTCCTGTGGCAGGGGACTCACTTGGGGTTGTGTGACCCGGAGCAGGGACGAACGACCGTGGGTCGTGTCCCCTGAGTTACAGGTTGGATCAAACTTGCCTAGCTTCTCGTGGCAGGAGCTCCCAAGTTCACTGGTGAGCAGCGCGTGCAGGAGCGACAAGGTGCGGAGTTGAGCCCAGGCTCCGCTCGAACTGGGCGCGAGCGGCGAGGGAGGGGGCGGGCGCGCAGGTCCCGCCTCCCCTGgccgcgtgcacacacacgcccacCGCGGCTGGGCTGGCGGAGCGCGGGCGAGTGTGAGCGCGGGCGAGTGTGAGCGCGAGTGTGCGCACGCCGCGGGAGCCACTCTGCCCTCTCCTCGCACCCTGCACAGGGCATCTCGAGAGCCTGGAAACGTGAACAGGCTTAAAGTATGGCATGTTGCGAAGATGGTTTCTGTCCAGAAGGTACCCGCGATCGCGCTGTGCTCCGGGGTCAGCCTTGCCCTCCTGCACTTCCTGTGCCTGGCGGCTTGGTGAGTTCcgggggtggtggggtgggagggagtcaTAGGGTAAGGGTGCATGGGAAAGGCGGTCAAGTGTCCAGATCCACAGCACCCCTTTGACCACTCATCCTTCCCTGAGCGAACCAGATCTTCCCGTCTTCAGTATCATACGGGCTAAAGCCAAGCTTTCCGTTGACCGAGAGCAGTGGGCAGTTGGGTGCAGGAAGCGCGGGTGCAGGGGTACATGCTGCCTGAGGATACTTGCAGTCTGGGGGTGCGTGCTGCCCAGGATACGCTTTTCCTGACCATTTTGGTTCTTCATatcccaacccccaaccctcCTTTAGCTTAAGGCCAGCGACTCTTTCCCTAGAAGGCAACCCCTTTTCCACCTGTTCTCAGATTCATTCTTAAAATAGTCTTTTCCACCCCCGTTATTTTTGCATTTGCAGTTTAAACGAATCCCCAGGACAGAACTCAAAGGACGAGAAAATGTGCCCGGAAAATTTTACCCGTATCCTGGACAGTTTGCTGGATGGTTATGACAACAGGCTGCGTCCTGGATTTGGGGGTACGGATTGTTTCAAAACACGCAAGTGTGCTCTGTGTGCCCGTCTCTGGTCTGTTTGTCTATTTGTGGAAATATCATTAGGTGCGCCTCACGTGCAAAAATGAAAACCAGTCATTCTCTCGAGcgcctcccccctttctctcttcctcttctcagtgAGACCTATGACAAGAAGACCGCCTCCACCCGTACTTTCCCATCTCCCCGCCCCCTCAGGAGCTTGGCCTCCCCCGCACTAATTACCTCCTGAGACCTGACTGCAGGGTGCGGGAGACTGGGAACTCAAAAATGAAGCTGCACTGTGGCTGCCTGTCTTCTCTGAGCCACAGCATGGGGTTTGCTTCCTTGAATCTGTCCACTTTGTGCAGGTACATTGTTGCACTGGAGGTAGCTGGCTTCAGGTCTTCTCTCCTCCCACGTGTCCCTCCCTCTGCCAAAAGTTCACCCTGTGTTCTGCCTAGGACAGGAATCTGGGGCACGAAGCTAATCTGGCTGCTCTGCTGGGGAACCCAGTCCTTTCCTACTATCTTCTCACTTTCTTTGGGGTGCTGGTCTCTCACATTTCTCCTCTAATGCTTCAGGAGTGTTTAGCTTTATTTCCTCCTCCAATCAGTATCTGTAAAGCGCTCAACAGAGACACATTCACAGCACGTTTTTCTCTTACCCTATTTCCTTTGCATATTCAATAGTTGGCTACATGGCAAGTTTGGGTCTAGGCATTGAGTGCACCGAAACCAGATAGAATTCACCTCAGCCATTCCAGCAGGCCAGTTCATCAGGGAAAAGAGACTTGCTAAGATACTGCTTGGCTTGGCTCACTCTTTTGAATGCCAAGTCCCTGTCCTTTCTACTGTAAATGAGTTAAAGAAGGCCTCAGACTTAAAGTCGTCAAAATTCTTGAAATGATAGGAATGGTAACAAAAACGACCATTGCTATtacttatttaattaatttcaacCAGATCAGCATTTTTACACACATTATTGTCAACTCTCACAGCAACTCCAAGAAGAAGCTGTGGCTTTCCCCATTTGGCAGATTTGAAAAGTTAGGCCGATTCAAGTAGAGTTTATGGATTCGTGCACAGGTAGCATTTTGTATTTCCAGGAGAAATCCAGTAGATTGGGTTGATGTTCCACCCTGAGTGGTGGGATGAGTAAAAGGTGAACTTAAAGCTTGGCGGGGGGCGGTGCTCTCTGCCTTGGATTGAGGctgcagaggagggagagagtgggagaggagaTAAAATAGGATCCTGGAGTGGAGAACACATGGGATCTGAGGAAGAAGGCCTGTAGACAGAGTGAGAAGCAATGATGGGACAAAGTAGACTTGGGGAGAATCGGGAGGTGGCTCTCGGGAAGACAAGACAAACGAGGGCACTATAGACAAGGGAGAATGTGATGGGGCACATAGCACATTAGTGATAGACTGCAGTCTAATCTCCTGCCCCAAACCATTTCTTTTCTGGATTTAATGACAAACGTTTTGTAAAGGAGTGAGCAGATTCCTTGGGTGTCTGTATATTGACAATGTTATAGGTGGATGGGACAGATGGAAGTTTCTCCTGCTTTTTTCCCTTGTCTCTCCAGGTATAGGTTGCCCGCATCACATCTGCCTTCATGAAAATTTGAAAAGAGACTTCACTAGGGAAATGAATCATTTGTCAATGTGCGAGCTCTCATAAGTGACGAGGAAATTATCATTTGAGGTCAAAAATAGTTTTGTGGAGAATTCTCTAGATGATGTGATACCACTTGAAACTATATTATGTCAATAAAAGAGGCTTTATCTTCCCAGAAGGGTTTTAAACTTCACATTGCAAATATAAAAGTATGAAAAATATAACTCATGTAGTTTAAATATTCATAAATGAAAGCACAATTTATAGCTGGATCTATATGACTTTATTAGTAAGTGTTGAAAGTAAAAATATGTCCTCTTGGCTGTAAGACAACTTAAAATAAGAAGACGGGAATCTTCCGTACAGAAGCATCTTTACCATGTCCTCTTCCTATATTACTGTGTAGACCACAACGTGAGTGCTGGGTTCGGGTCGACTGCAATGCTGCTAAGTGTCTCAAGGCCATTATCTCTCATCCTACTTGACATTGCTGTGTGATCTGCATCCCCACTCACCTGGCCATCTTTTTAAACCTCTGTGGGGCAGGGTTGCAGTTATCTTACCTTGAGCGCTAGCAGGTGGTTAATTGCTAATAAAATTACCACAAAGCACAAaattagggattttttttcccactctgcTCGTGAGTCTTTGTGGTCAGATGACTGACTTTTCAAAAGTGGGACAGTCTCTGTAAGCATGTCGTATTCCAAATGTGACAGAAGGGTGAGAATTATCACCTGCAGTatgtgagttctctgtttacatgaaattttaattgtgaactacttaaaaataaaaggaaacattattGTTATCACACAACTTTATATGCCACAACTTTCATCTCTTCTATGACATGACATTTTATACTTTGTGGAAAgtttggcattttaaaaataagatgaaaaccATTCAGATTTTGGCCAAGGTATACTGTAAATATGGACTGACTTCCTGCTTCCTTTAATCCCATTTCAGCTCTTTGTGGGGGCATTTACTTTTTATCTGTTTATACAACTTAGCTCTGTTCcatttaaaataaagctaaaagcaAAGATGTGAATTGAAATTGGATGGTTTGTGACTACTCAGTAGGCCAGGCAGAGGTTGAAATAGATTTGGAAAccaaattatgtatttttaactCAGCAGCACAGCTTGCTGTGGGGAGATAAAGAGAACTGGAATGGTTCTCTCTCTTCATCCCCCCAGGAGCTCCTCTCTCTTGTCTCCATATTCCCCTGTTGTCCCCAGgtgagaagagaagagcagggCAGTTGGCAGAAACTGGAATGGACTTCTGAAGGGCAGAAGTCTTTCAGCTTCTGATGAGTCAGTTCCCATCATGCTGACGTAGTTGTTCCTGCTTAGAAGTGGCACCAAGTTGACTTTGTCACAAAGGAAGTAGAAAGTCATTCCTTCTGTCCCTTGTCCACTTTGAACACAGTTGTTTCGCTTTATAAGACTAAATAGCGGGCCACAGGAGGACAGCTTAGGGATCCTGTCTCTCCCCATTTTTCACTTATCTAAGAGACACATAATAGTCTTGGGGGGCACATAATCTCATATAATGAACACTTCAATATAGGTGGTTGTTTTAGATCCTCTTCCATAACCTTTCTGatatggaaacagaagaaagtcgTCAATTTTATGGGGCTGCTCACTAGTGTAGTAGGACTTCATATTACTGGGGTTCTTTgtgttcttaaaaatattttcatatataatcTTAAGAAGATTATTACAGAAGCAGAGATGTTCGTGGCAGGCATCATCCCTCTGCTAGAAAAGAGGCTGAGAGAAGTTCGATTTAACTGTCCAACATAATGAAAACTAGTAATTGACGAAGTCCCACCTCATACCACAGCTTTAAGTCCTTAGACAGCTGATGGGTATGTCTATTTCTCAGGGTCCCTTGCAGAATACTGTGAGTTAGGAGTCAAGTTGTACTGAATATGCCTTGTTACTTAGCTAAGGATAAATAAGCAATATTCTTAACCAACAGAGAAAAAAGTAAGAA
This genomic interval carries:
- the Gabra4 gene encoding gamma-aminobutyric acid receptor subunit alpha-4 isoform X3 translates to MVSVQKVPAIALCSGVSLALLHFLCLAACLNESPGQNSKDEKMCPENFTRILDSLLDGYDNRLRPGFGEYTRQFEHEEKNKCLGPLRN